The following nucleotide sequence is from Cellulosilyticum sp. I15G10I2.
TGGTTCGTCATACCCTATAATGAGGGAGTCAGCCTCAATGAGAAAACGGCTGGGTGCTTTTGTTTCTTTGAATTTAAAGGTTGGTTTAGGCTTTTCCCTTGGCTTTTCGATAATATCCATTTTTTCAAGTTGCTTCATACGGCTTTTAGCCATACCCGTTGTAGCAACTCTGGCTTTATTTCTTGCAATAAAGTCTTCGAGTTTATCAATTTCTTTTTGCTGGCGTTCATAGGCTTGTTCCTGCTGACGTTTTTTAAGTTCGTATAAACGCTCAAATTCATCATAATTACCAACATAACGTGTAAGCTCACAATTTACAACATGGTAAATAAGATTACATACGGCATTAATAAATGGAATATCATGGGACACCAATACAAAAGCATTTTCATAGTTTTGCAGGTAGCGTTTGAGCCATTCAATGTGATTTTCATCTAAATAGTTTGTAGGCTCATCAAGTATCAAAATAGTTGGATTTTGTAAAAGAAGTTTTGTAAGCAGTACTTTTGTACGCTGGCCACCACTAAGTTCATCTACTTTGCGGTCGAGGCCAATATCAGAAAGTCCAAGGCCTTGAGCAATTTCTTCTATTTTTGAATCCAAAGTATAAAAACCACTTGCATCTAAGATGTTTTGAATCTCAGCTGCATCTTCCATCATTTTGGTCATTTCGGTATCACTTGCATCTCCCATCTTTTCATAGATAGCAAGCATTTCTTTTTCGAGCTCAAAGATATGGTTAAAGGCAAGTCTTAAATTATCTCGCATGGTGCTGCCAGGCTCAAGCACTGCATGCTGATCAAGATAGCCAACCGTTACGCGGTTAGACCATTCGATTGAGCCTTCGTCAGGCATTAATTTTCCAGTAATAATATTTAAAAAAGTTGACTTTCCTTCGCCGTTAGCGCCAACAAGCGCAACATGCTCACCTTTAAGCAGGCGAAAAGAAACATCTTCTAAAATAGCACGGGAACCAAATCCATGAGTTACATTTTTAACTGTTAATATACTCATCCTCTTTCTCCTTTATTCGTAAAATACATCCTTTTTATCATAATAGAAAAACAAAAAAAAGTATAGAGTTTATCGCTGTAAATCTACAAATTTATATAAAAAAAGAGTAATATTAATAGAGACCTTAAAGACAAACTACATAATTAGGAGATAACTTTATGCAAGGAAAAGAAAGTGATATTCATTTAGCTTTGGCACTAAGAACTGCGTTTATAGAAAAATATAATGATGTGGAAGTATTTGATGTGTTTTTAGTACAATTAGAAAAAGAATATATGGAG
It contains:
- a CDS encoding ABC-F family ATP-binding cassette domain-containing protein, whose protein sequence is MSILTVKNVTHGFGSRAILEDVSFRLLKGEHVALVGANGEGKSTFLNIITGKLMPDEGSIEWSNRVTVGYLDQHAVLEPGSTMRDNLRLAFNHIFELEKEMLAIYEKMGDASDTEMTKMMEDAAEIQNILDASGFYTLDSKIEEIAQGLGLSDIGLDRKVDELSGGQRTKVLLTKLLLQNPTILILDEPTNYLDENHIEWLKRYLQNYENAFVLVSHDIPFINAVCNLIYHVVNCELTRYVGNYDEFERLYELKKRQQEQAYERQQKEIDKLEDFIARNKARVATTGMAKSRMKQLEKMDIIEKPREKPKPTFKFKETKAPSRFLIEADSLIIGYDEPLTSPLSFKIERGKKIAICGVNGLGKSTLLKTLLGIIKPISGKVEFGENVAYGYFEQEDSRNNLNTALEEIWKEYPSMNNHEVRSELAKCGLTTEHITSPMKVLSGGENAKVRLCKILMRELNLLVLDEPTNHLDPEAKDELEKALREFKGTIILVSHEPYFYESFITDVWNVEDWTTKVI